A genomic segment from Polyangium mundeleinium encodes:
- a CDS encoding efflux RND transporter periplasmic adaptor subunit: protein MKARGMGAFVAALFVAACARPEAAPEPAADVGVGPKSAETPWVAARAPGGLSLLEAPAELVPPAGAKGAVVPPFSARITKVHVEHGERVDEGAPIADVVMPELARAAGAFAAAGTRIGAHGKRKAQLEELRKDGLAKLADIAEVEGTLADASAAQQMALATLKIAGLGPKNVAALVSSGGLVTLRSPVAGVVTELDAALGASREPTGAPIAQIEGAGVARIEARFSQRPPPGARFVFVGPLGHTTALTLLSEAPSTSGRDGTVAAWFKPAEVIALPHGTLGKVRVSPDPGGMAVAIPAAAVTLKDGAAVVLSRKTGAPLPVKVLSSSGADALVEGDLRPGDEVAADASRALPTPGGDVD, encoded by the coding sequence ATGAAGGCGCGAGGGATGGGGGCTTTCGTGGCGGCGCTTTTCGTCGCCGCGTGCGCGCGCCCCGAGGCGGCGCCCGAGCCGGCTGCGGACGTGGGCGTGGGCCCGAAGAGCGCGGAGACGCCGTGGGTCGCGGCGCGCGCGCCGGGCGGGCTCTCGCTCCTCGAAGCGCCGGCTGAGCTCGTGCCGCCTGCGGGGGCGAAGGGCGCGGTGGTGCCGCCGTTCTCGGCGCGGATCACGAAGGTGCATGTGGAGCACGGCGAGCGTGTGGACGAGGGCGCGCCGATCGCGGACGTGGTGATGCCGGAGCTCGCGCGCGCGGCGGGCGCGTTCGCGGCGGCGGGCACGCGGATCGGGGCGCATGGCAAGCGCAAGGCGCAGCTCGAAGAGCTCCGGAAGGACGGGCTCGCGAAGCTCGCGGACATCGCCGAGGTCGAGGGCACGCTCGCGGACGCGTCGGCCGCGCAGCAGATGGCGCTCGCGACGCTGAAGATCGCAGGGCTGGGGCCGAAGAACGTGGCCGCGCTCGTGAGCTCGGGCGGGCTCGTGACACTCAGGAGCCCGGTCGCGGGTGTGGTGACCGAGCTCGACGCGGCGCTCGGCGCGTCGCGTGAGCCCACGGGCGCGCCGATTGCGCAGATCGAGGGCGCGGGCGTGGCGCGGATCGAGGCGCGGTTCTCGCAGCGGCCGCCGCCGGGCGCGCGCTTCGTCTTCGTGGGGCCGCTCGGGCACACCACGGCGCTCACGCTCCTGAGCGAAGCGCCGAGCACGAGCGGGCGGGATGGGACGGTGGCCGCGTGGTTCAAGCCCGCGGAGGTGATCGCCTTGCCGCATGGAACGCTGGGGAAGGTACGCGTCTCGCCCGATCCGGGCGGCATGGCGGTGGCCATCCCCGCGGCGGCGGTGACGCTGAAAGACGGCGCGGCCGTGGTGCTCTCGCGAAAGACCGGCGCGCCGCTGCCGGTGAAGGTGCTGTCGAGCTCCGGGGCGGATGCGCTCGTCGAGGGGGATTTGCGCCCTGGGGACGAGGTGGCCGCGGATGCGTCGCGCGCGCTTCCCACGCCCGGCGGAGACGTCGATTGA
- a CDS encoding TolC family protein produces MSFWLALPIAANVALAATTPAKTLSFDEAIGLSVATPDVRGAERAVTTKHALGARISGMTENPQIYVQPGFRVLPTPNQGFEIQASVTQSWNLAGLASARKDAARVEEEELSAGARVLALTQRLDAARAWIDLWAAERVLDVAAREAALAGEFARLVEKAAQASAVTKADAADARAYHAEARLGVIGAEGEVFERGLGLSRVIAAGVDPLGARGDLPAPVLPSGAGLREAQRRAAMLPTVQQKAIAARVERAREAEERAARGTSLSVGVYVQRDSPGGLVGYGAVGLTLPVFDRGERERSVMAARAAQLEGETKREAANASADVAMGIHEVEHTQDIVDTLAGAILPALTEGLAARVRLFEAGEGTMLEVLTARRNVAAAQARLERARAANAWARVKLWLWLSAMDDGKKQEKTR; encoded by the coding sequence ATGAGCTTCTGGCTCGCGCTTCCGATCGCTGCGAATGTCGCGCTCGCGGCCACGACGCCTGCGAAAACACTCTCGTTTGACGAGGCCATCGGCTTGTCCGTCGCGACGCCTGATGTGCGCGGCGCTGAGCGCGCTGTGACCACGAAACATGCGCTTGGTGCGCGGATTTCGGGGATGACGGAGAACCCGCAGATCTATGTGCAGCCGGGGTTCCGCGTGTTGCCCACGCCGAACCAGGGCTTCGAGATTCAGGCGAGCGTGACGCAATCGTGGAACCTTGCGGGGTTGGCTTCGGCTCGCAAGGACGCGGCGCGGGTCGAGGAGGAGGAGCTCTCGGCGGGCGCGCGCGTGCTCGCGCTGACGCAAAGGCTCGATGCGGCGCGGGCGTGGATCGATCTTTGGGCGGCTGAGCGTGTGCTCGATGTTGCAGCGCGGGAGGCGGCGCTTGCGGGGGAGTTTGCGCGGCTCGTGGAGAAGGCGGCGCAGGCCTCGGCGGTGACGAAGGCGGATGCGGCGGATGCGCGTGCTTACCACGCGGAGGCGCGGCTTGGGGTGATTGGGGCGGAGGGCGAGGTGTTCGAACGTGGGCTCGGGCTCTCGCGGGTGATTGCTGCGGGCGTGGATCCGCTGGGCGCGCGTGGGGATTTGCCGGCGCCCGTGTTGCCTTCCGGGGCGGGCCTGCGGGAGGCGCAGAGGCGCGCGGCGATGCTGCCGACCGTGCAGCAGAAGGCGATCGCGGCCCGCGTCGAGCGCGCGCGGGAGGCCGAGGAGCGGGCTGCGCGCGGGACTTCGCTCTCGGTTGGCGTGTACGTCCAGCGGGATTCGCCTGGCGGGCTCGTGGGGTATGGCGCGGTTGGGCTCACGCTCCCGGTCTTTGATCGCGGCGAGCGCGAGCGCAGCGTGATGGCCGCGCGGGCGGCGCAGCTCGAAGGCGAGACGAAGCGCGAGGCGGCGAATGCGTCGGCCGATGTGGCCATGGGGATCCACGAGGTCGAGCACACGCAGGACATCGTGGACACGCTCGCTGGCGCGATCTTGCCGGCGCTCACGGAGGGGCTCGCGGCGCGGGTGCGGCTCTTCGAGGCGGGCGAGGGGACGATGCTGGAGGTCCTCACGGCGCGCAGGAACGTCGCGGCTGCGCAGGCTCGGCTCGAGCGCGCGCGGGCGGCGAATGCGTGGGCGCGCGTGAAACTTTGGCTCTGGCTCTCGGCGATGGATGACGGGAAGAAGCAGGAGAAGACGCGATGA
- a CDS encoding phytoene desaturase family protein: MASTRRALVIGTGTGGLASAAFLAKDGFDVLALDAGAEIGGYLAPFSQDGFVFDQGLHYVGACRPGQLVHELFQSLGVDAGELFRELDPDGFDLYRFPDLDVQVCRPLAAYRERLTALFPEETKGLRHFFGLLDGAARMHDALARGILGRPVLTDLVALTGVPALLQWSQRPLRELIEQSTSDERLRAVLAGQSGAWALPPSRVVGLAALLYMAHFSDGAFFPRGGGGGLRDALVHAAEAKGAQFRTRALVERIETERGRVTGVVLAGGERIEADIVVSAVDPTITLGRLVSASDLPTSLRRKAAVIEPSMATFQIWLGMRRDLRTYGLGAQNVWLYPSYDVEEGFSARFTGKLPPRPMLFLSPTSIKDPSGALAPEGSSSLVVLTYVPHARFRKWQSLPEAERGPAYAAYRDEIAQWMLKELDARYPGLVGDVVVQAYGTPLTAADQTRATAGAPFGPAMTLSQWGPKGFRTRTPVTGLYLAGSGVFGGGVAPCLLSGLAASFMAKLAPK; this comes from the coding sequence ATGGCCTCGACGCGGCGCGCCCTCGTGATCGGAACTGGTACGGGCGGCCTCGCGTCCGCCGCCTTCCTCGCCAAGGACGGGTTCGACGTGCTCGCCCTCGACGCTGGCGCCGAGATCGGCGGTTACCTCGCGCCGTTTTCGCAGGACGGATTCGTCTTCGACCAGGGTCTGCACTACGTGGGCGCCTGCCGTCCGGGCCAGCTCGTGCACGAGCTCTTCCAGTCCCTCGGCGTCGATGCAGGCGAGCTCTTCCGCGAGCTCGATCCCGACGGATTCGACCTTTACCGATTTCCCGACCTCGATGTCCAGGTTTGCCGGCCCCTCGCGGCTTACCGCGAGCGCCTGACCGCCCTGTTTCCGGAGGAAACGAAGGGTCTCCGCCATTTCTTCGGTTTGCTCGACGGGGCGGCGCGGATGCACGACGCGCTCGCCCGGGGCATCCTCGGCCGTCCCGTCCTGACGGATCTCGTGGCGCTGACGGGCGTGCCAGCGCTCTTGCAATGGAGCCAGCGGCCGCTGCGCGAGCTCATCGAGCAAAGCACCTCCGACGAGCGCCTGCGCGCCGTGCTCGCCGGCCAATCCGGCGCGTGGGCCTTGCCACCCTCGCGCGTGGTCGGGCTCGCAGCGCTGCTCTACATGGCCCATTTCAGCGACGGCGCGTTCTTCCCGCGCGGCGGCGGCGGGGGCCTGCGCGACGCGCTCGTCCACGCAGCCGAAGCAAAAGGAGCGCAATTCCGCACGCGCGCCCTCGTCGAGCGTATCGAGACCGAGCGCGGCCGCGTGACCGGCGTCGTGCTCGCAGGAGGCGAGCGGATCGAGGCGGACATCGTGGTCTCCGCGGTGGATCCCACGATCACGCTGGGCCGGCTCGTCTCCGCTTCGGATCTGCCAACCTCGCTCCGGCGCAAAGCAGCCGTGATCGAGCCATCGATGGCGACGTTCCAGATATGGCTCGGCATGCGTCGGGACCTGCGCACATACGGGCTCGGCGCGCAAAACGTCTGGCTGTATCCGTCGTACGACGTCGAAGAAGGTTTTTCCGCGCGATTCACAGGAAAACTGCCACCGCGGCCGATGCTGTTCCTTTCGCCGACGTCGATCAAGGACCCAAGCGGCGCGCTCGCACCGGAGGGCAGCTCGTCGCTCGTGGTGCTGACCTACGTGCCACATGCGCGCTTCCGAAAATGGCAATCGCTGCCCGAGGCCGAGCGAGGGCCCGCCTACGCAGCCTATCGCGACGAGATCGCGCAGTGGATGCTGAAGGAGCTCGACGCGCGGTACCCAGGGCTCGTGGGCGACGTGGTCGTGCAGGCCTACGGCACGCCCCTCACAGCGGCAGATCAAACCCGCGCAACCGCCGGCGCGCCCTTCGGCCCAGCAATGACGCTCTCGCAATGGGGACCCAAAGGCTTCCGCACGCGCACACCCGTGACAGGCCTGTACCTCGCAGGCTCAGGGGTCTTCGGCGGCGGCGTGGCGCCATGCCTTCTGTCAGGGCTCGCAGCGTCGTTCATGGCAAAGCTCGCGCCGAAGTGA
- a CDS encoding PAS domain S-box protein, with amino-acid sequence MVEEKRHEVAAESQKNEPRQDTYRLLFELAADLLGIATMEGYFVELSPSWEGRLGYTRDELRMHPFLSFVHPDDQAPTLGEVSRMAQGAVVLTFKNRYRCKDGAYRWIEWTSVPKDGLIYFVARDITEQQQLEEELRASRREVEARYRELEQEMAERRQAEAALYAQNEAVRALSTPILQVAEGVLLLPVIGQIDAGRAGMMMSKLLDAIVHAQARVTILDLTGVAEIDTNTASHVFSLVHAARLLGSDCLVSGIRPAIASTMVDLGIDTTNLRTFGTLAAALSHALGLRAHRQK; translated from the coding sequence ATGGTGGAAGAGAAACGACACGAAGTCGCGGCCGAATCCCAGAAAAACGAACCGAGGCAGGACACCTACCGGCTCCTCTTCGAGCTGGCGGCCGACCTCCTGGGTATTGCCACGATGGAGGGCTATTTCGTGGAGCTCTCTCCCTCGTGGGAGGGCCGCCTCGGCTACACGCGCGACGAGCTGCGCATGCATCCCTTCCTCTCGTTCGTGCATCCGGACGACCAAGCGCCGACGCTTGGCGAGGTGAGCAGGATGGCCCAGGGGGCCGTCGTACTGACCTTCAAGAATCGATATCGATGCAAGGACGGCGCGTACCGGTGGATCGAGTGGACGAGCGTGCCGAAGGACGGGCTCATTTATTTCGTGGCGCGCGACATCACCGAGCAGCAGCAGCTCGAAGAGGAGCTGCGCGCTTCGCGACGCGAGGTCGAGGCGAGGTATCGGGAGCTCGAGCAGGAGATGGCCGAGCGCCGCCAGGCCGAGGCCGCGCTGTATGCGCAAAATGAGGCGGTCCGGGCGCTCTCGACGCCGATCCTGCAAGTCGCCGAGGGGGTGCTCCTCCTGCCGGTCATCGGCCAGATCGACGCCGGGCGCGCGGGCATGATGATGAGCAAGCTCCTCGACGCCATCGTGCACGCGCAGGCGCGCGTGACCATCCTGGATCTGACGGGGGTGGCCGAGATCGACACGAATACGGCGTCCCACGTCTTCTCGCTCGTCCACGCGGCGAGGCTGCTCGGGAGCGATTGCCTCGTGTCCGGCATCCGGCCTGCGATCGCGTCGACCATGGTCGACCTCGGGATCGACACGACCAACCTGCGCACGTTCGGGACCCTCGCCGCGGCGCTGTCCCACGCGCTCGGACTACGAGCGCATCGCCAGAAGTAA
- a CDS encoding quinone oxidoreductase family protein: MRAIRFHALGGPDVLRVEDAPEPTPKPGQVLLAVRAVGLNYADTMFTKGQYFIRPTFPAIPGMEAAGEVLAVGEGVTDLRVGDRVMALGDGAYAERMVAPAYSVYPIPKGLSFEQAAALPVQGLTAHHVLTLSGRLAPGEKVLVHAAAGGVGTLAVQIARRLGASFVAGTVGSPAKADLVRSLGADLVVNYREDDFATQIRSAVKEGVDVVLEMLGGTDVYKRSLACLAPMGRMVVFGAATADVRGTVEPIGLMHKNLSITGYYMTPLIKRRELCAPPLAELAAAAAEGALRVIVGKTYPLADAAEAHRDLAGRASTGKLVLVV, from the coding sequence ATGCGTGCCATTCGATTTCATGCCCTCGGCGGCCCCGACGTCCTCCGCGTCGAGGACGCACCCGAGCCCACGCCGAAGCCGGGCCAGGTCCTCCTCGCCGTCCGCGCCGTGGGCCTCAATTACGCCGATACGATGTTCACGAAGGGGCAATACTTCATCCGCCCCACATTCCCGGCAATCCCCGGCATGGAAGCCGCCGGCGAGGTGCTCGCCGTCGGCGAAGGCGTGACGGACCTCCGCGTCGGCGACCGGGTGATGGCGCTCGGCGACGGAGCCTATGCCGAGCGAATGGTCGCGCCAGCGTACAGCGTCTATCCCATCCCGAAGGGGTTGTCCTTCGAGCAGGCCGCGGCATTGCCGGTGCAAGGCCTGACGGCGCACCACGTGCTCACGCTCTCGGGCAGGCTCGCGCCCGGGGAGAAGGTGCTCGTGCACGCGGCGGCGGGCGGCGTAGGCACGCTCGCGGTGCAAATCGCGCGGCGGCTCGGGGCCTCGTTCGTCGCAGGCACGGTAGGCTCGCCGGCGAAGGCGGATCTCGTGCGATCGCTCGGCGCGGATCTCGTGGTGAACTACCGGGAAGACGATTTCGCCACGCAGATTCGCTCGGCCGTGAAGGAAGGGGTGGACGTGGTGCTCGAAATGCTGGGCGGCACCGACGTGTACAAGCGCAGCCTCGCTTGCCTCGCGCCGATGGGCCGGATGGTCGTGTTCGGCGCCGCGACCGCGGACGTGCGCGGCACCGTGGAGCCGATCGGGCTCATGCACAAGAACCTGTCCATCACCGGCTATTACATGACGCCGCTGATCAAGCGCCGCGAGCTCTGCGCTCCGCCCCTCGCCGAGCTCGCCGCCGCAGCCGCGGAGGGCGCGCTGCGCGTGATCGTGGGCAAGACGTATCCGCTCGCAGACGCGGCAGAGGCGCACCGGGACCTCGCCGGCCGCGCCAGCACCGGGAAGCTCGTGCTCGTGGTTTGA
- a CDS encoding cryptochrome/photolyase family protein produces MKRFLAELRAAARDERGRTFVFVPYDQLSDAIGPLRDLPPERAGVLLVEDPAKAARRPYHKQKLALVLANMRHFALEQARRGVAVRYVVADSGYAGAVTRAAAEVGPLLCMEPAERELRVDLAPAVASGTLRFVPHDGWLTTHDDFLQATGGRPPYRMESFYRYVRSRTGLLVHDGQPEGGRWSFDTDNRLPFRGEPPAPTPPSFKPDPITEEVCALILRRYADHPGHLDPSALPSTQADAEALWAWGKDAALPHFGPFEDAMSCASTNLFHTRLAPLLHLHRLLPARIVHEAAALPIPIASKEVFVRQILGWREFVRHVHRETDGFRILPDLPEGMARGLSDPNAPALPDMLGATEPLPACFWEGGPRSGLACLDRVLGDVWREGYSHHITRLMILSNIGTLLGLSPRALTDWFWIAYTDAYDWVVESNVFGMGTFAAGDIMTTKPYVSGAAYVDRMSDYCDGCPFDPKKTCPLTALYWDFLARNEPILQKNPCMLVPLQALARRPSPRREADARVREAVLSTLARGEPLTPEILPPTQ; encoded by the coding sequence ATGAAGCGTTTCCTCGCCGAGCTCCGCGCCGCCGCGCGGGACGAGCGGGGGCGCACCTTCGTCTTCGTCCCCTACGACCAGCTCTCGGACGCGATCGGCCCCCTGCGGGATCTTCCCCCCGAGCGAGCGGGCGTCCTGCTCGTCGAGGATCCGGCGAAGGCCGCGCGCCGCCCGTACCACAAGCAAAAGCTCGCCCTCGTGCTCGCGAACATGCGCCATTTCGCGCTGGAGCAAGCGCGGCGCGGCGTCGCGGTCCGGTACGTGGTCGCGGACTCCGGGTATGCCGGGGCCGTCACGCGCGCCGCCGCCGAGGTCGGACCGCTCCTCTGCATGGAGCCCGCCGAGCGCGAGCTCCGCGTGGATCTCGCGCCCGCCGTGGCGTCGGGCACGCTCCGGTTCGTTCCCCACGACGGATGGCTCACGACACACGACGATTTTCTCCAGGCCACGGGCGGGCGTCCGCCCTATCGAATGGAATCGTTTTACCGGTACGTACGGAGCCGGACCGGCCTCCTCGTGCACGACGGCCAGCCCGAGGGCGGGCGGTGGAGCTTCGACACGGACAACCGTCTCCCGTTCCGCGGCGAACCTCCCGCGCCCACGCCGCCCTCGTTCAAGCCGGATCCCATCACGGAGGAGGTCTGCGCGCTCATTCTCCGTCGATATGCCGATCACCCGGGCCACCTCGATCCCAGCGCGCTCCCTTCCACGCAGGCCGACGCCGAGGCGCTCTGGGCCTGGGGCAAAGACGCTGCATTGCCGCATTTCGGCCCCTTCGAGGACGCGATGTCTTGCGCGTCCACGAACCTCTTCCACACGCGCCTCGCCCCGCTCCTGCACCTCCATCGCCTGCTGCCCGCGCGGATCGTGCACGAGGCCGCGGCGCTGCCCATTCCGATCGCCAGCAAGGAGGTCTTCGTCCGGCAGATCCTCGGCTGGCGAGAATTCGTGCGGCACGTGCACCGCGAGACGGACGGGTTCCGGATCCTGCCCGATCTGCCCGAAGGAATGGCACGCGGCCTGAGCGACCCCAACGCGCCCGCCCTGCCGGACATGCTCGGCGCGACCGAGCCCTTGCCCGCGTGTTTCTGGGAGGGAGGCCCGCGCTCGGGGCTCGCCTGTCTCGATCGCGTGCTCGGCGACGTCTGGCGCGAGGGCTACAGCCACCACATCACGCGGCTGATGATCCTCTCGAACATCGGCACGCTGCTCGGCCTCTCGCCGCGCGCGCTCACGGATTGGTTCTGGATCGCATACACCGACGCCTACGACTGGGTCGTCGAGTCGAACGTGTTCGGGATGGGGACGTTCGCCGCCGGCGACATCATGACCACGAAGCCCTACGTCTCGGGCGCGGCCTATGTCGATCGCATGAGCGATTATTGCGACGGCTGCCCGTTCGATCCCAAAAAGACGTGCCCGCTCACCGCGCTGTACTGGGATTTCCTCGCGCGGAACGAGCCGATCCTCCAGAAAAACCCGTGCATGCTGGTCCCACTCCAGGCGCTCGCCCGGCGGCCGAGCCCGCGCCGGGAGGCGGATGCCCGCGTGCGCGAGGCCGTCCTTTCGACGCTCGCGCGCGGCGAGCCGCTCACCCCCGAAATCCTCCCGCCGACGCAGTGA
- a CDS encoding alpha/beta hydrolase: MSTPGLAELITFFRSNPPKSTLPADLRAWFAALMQATPVPSEARLERTTCDVPAYWITPPGADPSRVILYLHGGAYMLGSPETHLETVYRLAKHAGTRALSVDYRLAPEDAWPACREDAVAAYRWLLAQGVAPSHIAIAGDSAGGGLTLSTLLALRDAGLPLPSCAAFFSPWVDFTGSGDSAKTNGEGDPLVDPRGLAMMVGAILQGKDPAASSPLFADLGGLPPLFVQVGTAEVLLDDARRLVDKVNAAGGEAVLDAWEDMIHGFHGFPTYLRESIAAIERAGEFLRARLAR; encoded by the coding sequence ATGTCTACCCCGGGTCTCGCCGAGCTCATTACGTTTTTCCGATCGAATCCCCCCAAGAGCACCCTGCCGGCCGACTTGCGCGCCTGGTTCGCGGCGCTCATGCAAGCCACGCCCGTGCCCAGCGAGGCGCGGCTCGAGCGCACCACGTGCGATGTGCCCGCGTACTGGATCACGCCGCCCGGCGCCGATCCGAGCCGCGTGATCCTCTACCTGCACGGCGGCGCTTACATGCTGGGTTCACCCGAGACCCACCTGGAGACGGTCTACCGCCTGGCGAAACACGCCGGGACGCGCGCGCTCTCCGTGGATTATCGCCTGGCGCCCGAGGACGCCTGGCCCGCGTGCCGCGAGGACGCGGTCGCGGCGTATCGCTGGCTGCTCGCGCAGGGCGTCGCGCCTTCGCACATCGCGATCGCCGGGGATTCGGCCGGCGGAGGCCTCACGCTCTCCACGCTGCTCGCGCTGCGCGACGCGGGCCTGCCCCTGCCGAGCTGCGCGGCGTTTTTCTCCCCCTGGGTCGATTTCACGGGTTCGGGCGATTCCGCGAAGACGAACGGCGAGGGCGATCCGCTCGTCGATCCGCGCGGATTGGCCATGATGGTCGGCGCCATTCTCCAGGGGAAGGATCCCGCCGCGAGCTCACCGCTCTTCGCCGATCTCGGCGGGCTGCCCCCGCTCTTCGTGCAGGTGGGCACGGCCGAGGTGCTGCTCGACGATGCACGCAGGCTCGTCGACAAGGTGAACGCCGCGGGCGGCGAGGCGGTGCTCGACGCGTGGGAGGACATGATTCACGGGTTCCACGGGTTCCCGACGTACCTACGCGAGAGCATCGCGGCCATCGAGCGCGCCGGGGAGTTCCTCCGGGCGCGGCTCGCGCGGTAG
- a CDS encoding cytochrome P450, translating to MPPVALDQMLSESFTAALGESSLFVLSGARHTAMRKLLMPPFHGQRMRLYGKQIRDLTLQQSQDFKPGMQLVAQDLMHAISLQAIIHVVFGVTAPAEVARLEKLLEALRKSFSLGLTVTLMIPWLRREFGGFGPWAHRLRATQDLRNFLDPELARRRAEPAERTDILSLLLEARQEDGTALNDQQIFEQLHTLLFAGHSTTAGALTWALSFLGHAPAVLRRLQDELTALGADPEPEALAKAPYLEAVCNETLRLRPPSPGVGRKLNAPMQIAGCALPAGAGVFAQIIWAHHDPTVFPEPEVFRPERFLERTYSPFEFLPFGGEHRRCIGAAFALYEMKLVLGTLLRRYSFELVSKKPVRVGLQGLPGSPVRVIVR from the coding sequence GTGCCGCCGGTGGCCCTTGACCAGATGCTGTCCGAGAGCTTTACCGCGGCGTTAGGAGAGTCGTCGCTGTTCGTGCTCTCGGGCGCGCGGCACACGGCCATGCGCAAGCTGCTCATGCCGCCGTTTCACGGGCAGCGCATGCGCCTGTACGGAAAGCAGATCCGCGACCTGACTTTGCAGCAATCCCAGGACTTCAAGCCGGGCATGCAGCTCGTGGCACAGGACCTCATGCATGCCATCTCGCTACAGGCGATCATCCACGTCGTGTTTGGAGTCACTGCACCGGCGGAGGTGGCGCGCCTCGAGAAGCTGCTCGAGGCATTGCGCAAAAGCTTTTCCTTAGGCCTGACCGTCACCCTCATGATTCCCTGGCTGCGCCGGGAGTTCGGGGGCTTCGGCCCGTGGGCGCACAGGCTGCGCGCGACTCAGGACCTGCGCAACTTCCTCGATCCGGAGCTCGCCCGCCGCCGCGCCGAGCCTGCCGAGCGCACCGATATCCTGAGTCTGCTCCTGGAAGCCCGCCAGGAAGACGGGACGGCGCTCAACGACCAGCAGATCTTCGAACAGCTACACACGCTGCTCTTCGCGGGGCACAGCACGACCGCGGGCGCGCTCACCTGGGCGCTCTCTTTTCTCGGACACGCGCCAGCCGTATTGCGCCGGCTGCAGGACGAGCTGACGGCGCTGGGCGCGGATCCGGAGCCCGAGGCGCTGGCCAAGGCGCCGTATCTGGAAGCGGTGTGTAACGAGACGCTGCGCCTGCGCCCGCCCAGCCCGGGGGTGGGACGCAAGCTGAATGCGCCGATGCAGATCGCGGGCTGCGCGTTGCCGGCCGGAGCAGGCGTGTTCGCGCAAATCATCTGGGCCCACCACGATCCCACGGTATTTCCGGAGCCGGAGGTATTTCGTCCCGAGCGATTCCTGGAGCGAACCTATTCCCCCTTCGAATTCCTGCCGTTTGGCGGCGAGCATCGGCGCTGCATCGGGGCCGCCTTTGCGCTGTACGAGATGAAGCTCGTCCTGGGCACGCTGCTGCGGCGCTACAGCTTCGAGCTCGTGTCCAAGAAGCCGGTGCGGGTGGGGCTGCAGGGTCTGCCCGGCTCTCCGGTGCGCGTGATCGTCCGTTGA
- a CDS encoding dihydrofolate reductase family protein: MRPLRYSINVTLDGCCDHRAGVPDEELHRHAAEILAQADALIFGRTTYEMMEAGWRSMAQTGQRPDGMPPWTEPFARTIDAAKKYVVSSTLDRVDWNAELLRGDLATAVQELKQQPGKGLYVGGVTLPLALAELGLIDEYEFVVQPRLAGHGPTLFAGLSKYIDLKLVGRQEFSSGAVAMRYVPRR, translated from the coding sequence ATGCGACCCCTTCGGTATTCCATCAACGTCACGTTGGACGGGTGCTGCGATCATCGAGCGGGGGTCCCGGACGAAGAGTTGCATCGTCACGCGGCCGAAATCCTCGCGCAGGCCGATGCCCTCATCTTTGGCCGCACAACCTACGAAATGATGGAGGCCGGGTGGCGGTCGATGGCGCAGACGGGTCAGAGGCCTGACGGGATGCCCCCATGGACGGAGCCGTTCGCCCGGACGATCGACGCGGCAAAGAAGTACGTCGTGTCGAGCACCCTGGACCGGGTGGATTGGAACGCGGAGCTCCTGCGCGGGGATCTGGCCACGGCCGTTCAAGAGCTAAAGCAGCAGCCGGGCAAGGGCCTCTACGTGGGAGGCGTGACGCTCCCGCTGGCCCTGGCGGAGCTGGGCTTGATCGACGAGTACGAGTTCGTGGTGCAGCCCAGGCTAGCCGGCCACGGTCCGACGCTCTTCGCGGGCCTATCGAAGTACATCGATCTGAAACTCGTGGGCCGGCAGGAGTTCAGCTCTGGGGCCGTGGCGATGCGGTATGTGCCGAGAAGGTAG